A single window of Carnobacterium maltaromaticum DSM 20342 DNA harbors:
- a CDS encoding CPBP family intramembrane glutamic endopeptidase gives MKKSIQLVVLGLAATFVVAIVGSLVQSYLGLMDPNIDQTIERINRIPIWTLLPLILEPIFEEYVFRKLLLTRCMKRWPTLLSCSITSLVFAALHLNWFFFPFFLNSMIYSAIYLKTNRIAEASIVHILYNFTVLWIAFS, from the coding sequence TTGAAAAAAAGTATACAGCTAGTCGTATTGGGACTAGCTGCCACTTTTGTGGTGGCAATCGTTGGGAGCCTTGTTCAAAGTTACTTAGGGCTAATGGATCCAAACATAGACCAAACGATTGAAAGAATTAACCGGATTCCTATATGGACCCTCTTGCCATTAATTTTGGAGCCAATTTTTGAAGAATATGTATTCAGAAAACTATTATTAACCAGATGTATGAAAAGATGGCCAACATTACTAAGTTGCAGTATCACGTCTTTAGTGTTCGCAGCATTGCATTTAAATTGGTTTTTCTTTCCTTTCTTTTTAAACAGTATGATTTATTCAGCAATTTATTTAAAAACAAATCGAATAGCTGAAGCGAGCATTGTTCATATTTTATACAATTTCACTGTATTATGGATTGCATTTAGTTAA
- a CDS encoding helix-turn-helix domain-containing protein codes for MIKLDSKDIMDSKEAAERWGKSENYVRQMYRKYPNKFPPGTIRKFGKQIVVTRDGMESVTGQKETSQTE; via the coding sequence ATGATTAAACTTGATTCAAAAGATATCATGGATTCAAAAGAAGCTGCAGAACGATGGGGAAAATCTGAAAATTATGTTAGGCAAATGTATCGTAAATATCCGAATAAATTCCCACCTGGTACGATCAGAAAATTTGGTAAACAGATTGTCGTGACTCGTGATGGGATGGAGTCAGTAACTGGACAAAAAGAAACTTCTCAGACCGAATAG